The following DNA comes from Nitrosarchaeum sp..
CATTTTGCTGCAATGAAAGGAATCAACGATGAAATTAAAAGAGGAAGACCTGATCTAGTTCATTTTTCTATATTAGAAGCTACAACAATTCCACTATACTCGCAAAATAAAATTAAAATCTATATTCACACAATTGATGATAACATAATTTACATTGGAGAAAATGTTCACATTCCAAAATCATATCATAGATTTGAAGGTCTTATTGAAAAATTATATTTAGAAAAAACCATACAATCTGGCAAAGATGTATTATTAGAAATTAAAAAAAAATCATTTACTGAATTAATCAGTGAAATAAAACCATCCAAGATTATTGGATTTTCAACTAAAGGAGAACTAAGCTCATTTGAAAAAATTAGCTCTCAAATTTCAGATAATTCTTGTATAGTTATCGGTGGATTCCAAAAGGGACACTTTTCTGAGTCAATAAACAATAAAATAAATCGTTTATTTTCAGTTGGTAACTTGTCTTATGAGGCTCATGTAGTGATTGCACGTATGCTCTACGAGTATGAAAAAACCGTTTTTATGTAGGAAATTAAGTTTGTTTTCTTGTGCAGTCATAGTATAGCCTGGTTAGTATTCGGGGTTTCCAACCCTGTGACGCGGGTTCGAATCCCGCTGACTGCACTTTTTTATCAAAAGAGAACTAATTTTTAGGTGGATAGTGATTAATTATTGTGAAACCAGCACTTAGACAAATTGCATTAGAGAGAATGCAGATTTTAATTAATAGTGCAATTTCTAACGCAAAAATGAATCCCGTACTATCTCAGAGACAGGCATTGCTGGCACAAAGAATTAGTACAAGACACAAAATTCGAATGCCTTATGAATTAAAAATTGTTTTCTGTAAAAAATGTAAATCATTTATCGCCCCAGGAATAAATTCTAAAATTCGATTAGGCAGAACATCAATAAAGTCGATCAGAATTTCGTGTAACCTTTGTGGGCATACTTATCGTAAAATAATAGCTCAATGATTTATAAGACGATTCCTGAGTTTTTGACCTTATGGCAAAGGTATACGACGTACCATCTGATGTATTGATTAGTAGATTAGCATCTATTTTAAAAAATGAAGATATTCCTGCTCCTTCTTGGACTCCATTTGTAAAAACTGGAGCTCATGCAGATAAACCACCTCAAGACAGAGATTGGTGGCATACAAGATGTGCATCACTAATGAGAAAAATTTACCTTCATGGTCCACTTGGAATTAACGAATTAAGAAAAATTTATGGTGGAGGTAGACCATCTGGATATGGTGCTGCTCATCATAAAGATGCTGGAGGCGCAATAATTCGTAATGCAATTCAAGGATTAGAAAAGCTTGGATATGTTGAGAAAGTTGAGAAAAAAGGTCGTGTCATTTCAAAAAAAGGAATGCAAAAATTAGATAGATTATCAACAGAAATTCTAAACGAACTGATCGTTGTAAATCCTCAACTAAAAATATACTCTTAGATTTAAAATGAGTTTTTCTGAATCACCTGATCAAGATAAACAAAATCACGATATGGTTGCTCAAAAAGAGCAAATTCTCAAACAAATACTCTCTCCAGATGCAAGAATGAGATTAAATAACATCAAAATGGTCA
Coding sequences within:
- a CDS encoding 30S ribosomal protein S19e translates to MAKVYDVPSDVLISRLASILKNEDIPAPSWTPFVKTGAHADKPPQDRDWWHTRCASLMRKIYLHGPLGINELRKIYGGGRPSGYGAAHHKDAGGAIIRNAIQGLEKLGYVEKVEKKGRVISKKGMQKLDRLSTEILNELIVVNPQLKIYS
- a CDS encoding ribonuclease P protein component 4 translates to MQILINSAISNAKMNPVLSQRQALLAQRISTRHKIRMPYELKIVFCKKCKSFIAPGINSKIRLGRTSIKSIRISCNLCGHTYRKIIAQ
- a CDS encoding ribosome biogenesis protein produces the protein MLSLILAESALETIPSELQDHPSVISHAQKLGKHPSEILLDNSWHFAAMKGINDEIKRGRPDLVHFSILEATTIPLYSQNKIKIYIHTIDDNIIYIGENVHIPKSYHRFEGLIEKLYLEKTIQSGKDVLLEIKKKSFTELISEIKPSKIIGFSTKGELSSFEKISSQISDNSCIVIGGFQKGHFSESINNKINRLFSVGNLSYEAHVVIARMLYEYEKTVFM